A stretch of the Panicum virgatum strain AP13 chromosome 9N, P.virgatum_v5, whole genome shotgun sequence genome encodes the following:
- the LOC120687776 gene encoding dirigent protein 24-like, whose amino-acid sequence MTRNAVQAVRAALYLLLALAVANCAFAGRVLDEQPAAPAEAPQPVDPLPAPTDPPTDPVVVAPAAGPAATAGAGAAGAAAAGAAATGNAGVASGGAAVANAGAGAGAGDHPLTFFMHDILGGSQPSGRIVTGVVASAAANGQLPFARPNTNIFPIQGAVPLPQGAANLINSNNAPYVAGLGGSGASGTLVQNNGNPVNGGNKNIPYVNAGDLPSGVTLQNLLFGTTTVIDDELTEGHEIGAGVIGRAQGFYVASSQDGTSKTIVLTAMFEGPEAPHGDTLSFFGVHRMAAPESHIAIIGGTGKYENAKGFAAIQTLHPGDQHTTDGVETILQFNVHLI is encoded by the coding sequence ATGACCAGGAACGCGGTGCAAGCCGTCAGGGCGGCGCTCTACCTGCTGCTCGCGCTCGCCGTGGCGAACTGCGCGTTCGCTGGCCGCGTCCTCGACGAGCAGCCCGCGGCTCCAGCGGAGGCTCCCCAGCCGGTCGACCCGCTGCCCGCCCCCACGGATCCCCCCACCGacccggtggtggtggcgccagcggccggcccagccgctaccgcgggcgcgggcgcggcgggggcaGCGGCCGCTGGTGCCGCCGCCACTGGCAATGCAGGAGttgccagcggcggcgctgcagtggCGAACGCGGgagccggcgcgggcgcgggcgaccACCCGCTGACGTTCTTCATGCACGACATCCTCGGGGGCTCGCAGCCGTCGGGGCGCATCGTGACCGGCGTggtggcgagcgcggcggccaacGGGCAGCTCCCGTTCGCGCGCCCCAACACCAACATCTTCCCGATCCAGGGCGCGGTGCCGCTGCCACAGGGCGCCGCCAACCTCATCAACAGCAACAACGCCCCCTACGTCGCGggcctcggcggcagcggcgcctccggCACCCTCGTCCAGAACAACGGCAACCCCGTCAACGGCGGCAACAAGAACATCCCCTACGTCAACGCCGGGGACCTCCCGTCGGGCGTCACGCTCCAGAACCTCCTCTTCGGCACCACCACCGTCATCGACGACGAGCTCACCGAGGGCCACGAGATCGGCGCCGGGGTCATCGGCAGGGCGCAGGGGTTCTACGTCGCCAGCTCGCAGGACGGCACCAGCAAGACCATCGTGCTCACGGCCATGTTCGAGGGCCCCGAGGCGCCGCACGGCGACACGCTCAGCTTCTTCGGGGTCCACCGGATGGCCGCGCCAGAGTCCCACATCGCCATCATCGGGGGCACCGGCAAGTACGAGAACGCCAAGGGCTTCGCCGCCATCCAGACGCTGCACCCCGGCGACCAGCACACCACCGACGGCGTCGAGACTATCCTCCAGTTCAACGTGCACCTCATCTGA
- the LOC120687774 gene encoding uncharacterized protein LOC120687774 yields MASIARGRSRRREGDGSSERNAARSTVPSSDQQGVVSLRKQATYPAILSDSVFAAVNRQSKSRKASGVPMKMLIDEEFSNDVNARHISPGAVGRLMGLDSLPSSGTHKQHRYTQSHAPKTSPGCFHDRNGSHEGIAHRRSADDIIDVFEVMEATKTKMHQSPRSKNGNTNSRSDKVDGADIDYIRQKFIDAKRLSTDKSLHMSEEFNDTLDALVSNRDVLLEFLQKFDPIVRRDTHSHGSRSPSSTANCITILKPSRRNQATGTESNFNEQNEVKHSLRKQYSNMSSQSQKEESGSLRQKLSRSSHQENTGKRGSPTRIVVLKPNLDKPHDVEGALPLHHEIPHSDNKKHKECQDVGRWSPYTEDYMCQVPLGDSETLSRIGKGSREIAREITKQMRAARGGRRKHIKSEIITLASHERSQFLPSVTKLKAPDAIHRSSEICDVWASSSFNSSPAYSTETSVSKEAKKHLSNRWKKTHQCQDQATDSDGFSTLGDVLALSDQDASKVATHKMPYRKCPKGEVQSDRMQGSCIYPLGISTNDGWRDMATSKLARSKSLPSSFIRGVQKSNSRKRAGSVRYNELSMLKDVLKGGPHYSEYACHGRQRESLGRDYTIHGDESDLMSPENEEIMVIEREIHINYEEPVNSTAVPHSSEQSLHPANPDNELDAAGVLGTSSAISGCNKAPLPYTGQNEQVIKQTAAALDDCLLDTNLNDLVTKDERIGHHHADDYLTVYDPRMGSDSPVEIDDHHGDDNQTLCILPNGSESPMSSNKDDQQSPVSVLDSSMDAEDVYSGDFEKISADLQELRMQLQLLKRETTNSGDGTELFILGDDKVACQPLPEIEESQVFRDEEERDFSYVLDMLTGLGIHTANQDDLLENCYLLECPGGPDLYDELENKYSCLILWPPAERKLLFDITSAVLQDIITSLMQSCSKGLLRIRSPRWDQDEFAEMVWQRVVQLREEIEFNQGDMLLSVEWAGSEDGAYLVGSDIGNILQEDLLEEIVADFLG; encoded by the exons ATGGCGAGCATTGCGCGCGGCAGATCGCGGCGGAGAGAGGGCGACGGTTCGTCGGAGCGGAATGCCGCGCGCTCCACCGTCCCCAGCTCCGATCAGCAAG GAGTTGTGTCCTTGAGAAAACAAGCAACTTATCCAGCGATACTATCTGATTCTGTG TTTGCTGCAGTAAACAGGCAAAGTAAATCAAGAAAAGCCAGTGGCGTACCAATGAAAATGCTAATAGACGAAGAATTCTCAAATGATGTCAATGCTAGGCACATTTCACCAGGTGCTGTAGGGAGGCTAATGGGTCTTGATTCACTGCCTTCATCTGGAACCCATAAGCAGCATAGATATACCCAAAGTCATGCACCAAAGACTTCACCTGGTTGTTTTCATGATCGAAATGGTTCACACGAAGGCATTGCACACAGGAGAAGCGCTGATGATATCATTGATGTCTTCGAAGTTATGGAGGCCACAAAAACAAAAATGCACCAGAGCCCTAGATCTAAAAATGGAAATACAAATTCCAGATCTGACAAGGTTGACGGTGCCGATATAGATTACATAAGGCAGAAATTTATAGATGCCAAGCGTCTTTCTACTGACAAATCCCTTCATATGTCAGAAGAATTTAATGACACGCTTGATGCATTAGTATCTAACAGGGATGTTTTGTTGGAATTTCTTCAAAAGTTTGATCCTATTGTCCGAAGGGACACGCATAGTCATGGTTCTCGTTCTCCATCATCTACTGCAAACTGCATCACGATATTGAAGCCATCTCGAAGAAATCAAGCTACTGGCACCGAGAGCAATTTCAATGAGCAAAACGAAGTGAAACATTCTTTGAGGAAACAATATTCTAACATGTCCTCTCAATCCCAAAAAGAAGAGTCTGGTTCATTGAGGCAGAAACTGTCAAGGTCCAGTCACCAGGAAAATACTGGAAAACGAGGCAGTCCCACCCGGATTGTTGTCTTGAAGCCAAATCTTGACAAACCTCATGATGTTGAAGGAGCCCTTCCCCTGCATCATGAAATCCCTCATTCTGATAATAAGAAGCACAAAGAATGTCAGGATGTTGGTAGATGGAGTCCATATACTGAAGATTACATGTGTCAGGTGCCCCTTGGAGATTCTGAAACATTAAGCCGTATAGGGAAGGGATCTAGAGAAATTGCTAGGGAGATCACCAAACAAATGAGGGCTGCTAGGGGTGGAAGAAGGAAACATATCAAATCGGAGATCATAACTCTTGCTTCACATGAAAGGTCACAGTTCCTGCCATCTGTTACTAAGCTCAAAGCTCCAGATGCAATTCATAGATCTTCTGAGATATGTGATGTTTGGGCTTCTTCCAGCTTCAACTCTTCACCAGCGTATTCAACTGAAACATCAGTAAGCAAGGAAGCAAAGAAACACCTCTCTAACAGATGGAAGAAGACCCATCAGTGTCAGGATCAAGCAACTGATAGTGATGGCTTCAGCACGCTCGGGGATGTGCTTGCTCTCTCAGATCAGGATGCATCAAAAGTTGCTACCCATAAAATGCCATACAGGAAATGTCCCAAGGGAGAGGTGCAGAGTGATAGAATGCAAGGGTCATGCATCTATCCTCTTGGGATCAGCACCAATGATGGTTGGAGAGACATGGCTACTAGTAAATTGGCAAGGTCCAAGTCTCTTCCGTCATCCTTCATCCGCGGAGTTCAAAAATCGAACAGCAGAAAAAGAGCTGGTAGTGTTAGATATAATGAGTTATCAATGCTTAAAGATGTTCTTAAGGGGGGACCCCACTATTCTGAGTATGCATGTCATGGCAGGCAAAGGGAATCTCTAGGTAGAGATTATACAATTCATGGTGATGAATCTGATCTGATGTCCCCAGAAAACGAGGAAATAATGGTAATTGAACGTGAGATACACATAAATTACGAGGAGCCAGTTAATAGTACTGCCGTGCCACATTCATCTGAACAGTCACTACATCCTGCAAATCCTGACAATGAACTAGATGCAGCAGGTGTTCTGGGTACCAGTTCTGCAATCTCTGGCTGTAATAAAGCACCTCTTCCTTATACTGGACAGAACGAGCAAGTGATTAAACAGACAGCAGCAGCATTAGATGACTGCCTTCTTGACACTAATCTCAATGATCTGGTGACAAAG GATGAGCGGATTGGACACCATCATGCTGATGATTACCTTACTGTTTATGATCCCCGAATGGGATCAGATTCTCCTGTGGAGATTGATGATCACCACGGGGATGACAATCAAACCCTTTGTATTCTACCTAATGGATCAGAATCGCCAATGAGCTCCAACAAAGATGACCAGCAAAGTCCAGTGTCAGTTCTTGATTCTTCAATGGATGCCGAAGATGTTTACTCGGGTGATTTTGAGAAAATTAGCGCAGATCTTCAag AGCTCAGAATGCAACTTCAGCTTCTCAAGAGGGAGACTACGAATAGTGGAGATGGCACTGAGCTTTTTATATTGGGTGATGACAAGGTGGCATGTCAGCCACTTCCTGAAATAGAGGAATCCCAGGTTTTTAGGGATGAAGAAGAGAGGGATTTCTCCTACGTGCTTGATATGCTTACTGGTTTGGGCATTCATACTGCCAACCAGGATGATCTGCTTGAAAACTGCTACTTATTGGAGTGTCCTGGAGGCCCTGATTTATATGATGAACTTGAAAACAAGTACAGCTGCCTCATTTTATGGCCACCAGCTGAGAGGAAGCTCTTGTTTGATATCACAAGTGCTGTTCTCCAGGATATAATCACCTCTCTAATGCAGAGTTGTTCAAAGGGATTGTTGAGGATACGCTCGCCAAGATGGGACCAGGATGAGTTTGCTGAGATggtatggcaaagggtggtccAGCTACGGGAAGAGATAGAGTTTAATCAGGGAGACATGCTCTTGAGTGTAGAGTGGGCTGGTTCTGAAGATGGTGCCTATCTGGTAGGGAGTGATATTGGCAATATCTTGCAAGAAGATCTCCTAGAGGAAATCGTAGCTGACTTCCTGGGGTAA
- the LOC120687775 gene encoding UDP-glucuronic acid decarboxylase 1-like → MKQLHRQSSMSKQHRPHHHRTSLSRTLASFLLREQRLLFVLLGFLLASSFFLLYPSLTPHPAGGSSAATNFAAAVARKIPRGGTSSVSAASGTRRLPVGVRKPSLRVVVTGGAGFVGSHLVDKLLARGDSVIVVDNFFTGRKDNVAHHLGNPRFELIRHDVVEPILLEVDQIYHVACPASPVHYKFNPIKTIKTNVMGTLNMLGLAKRVGAQFLLTSTSEVYGDPLEHPQKESYWGHVNPIGVRSCYDEGKRTAETLTMDYHRGAGVEVRIARIFNTYGPRMCLDDGRVVSNFVAQALRKQPMTVYGDGKQTRSFQYVSDLVDGLVTLMESNHIGPFNLGNPGEFTMLELAQVVKETIDPGASVEFKPNTADDPHMRKPDISKAKSLLNWEPKISLKQGLPRMVSDFQKRIMEEK, encoded by the exons ATGAAGCAGCTCCACCGGCAGTCCAGCATGAGCAAGCAGCACCGCCCGCACCACCACCGCACCTCACTCTCCCGCACCctcgcctccttcctcctccgcgaGCAGCGCCTCCTCTTTGTCCTCCTCGGCTTCCTCCTCgcttcctccttcttcctcctctaccCCTCCCTCACCCCGCATCCCGCCGGCGGCTCCTCCGCCGCTACCAATttcgctgccgccgtcgccagAAAAATCCCCCGCGGCGGCACCTCATccgtctccgccgcctccggcacGCGCCGCCTCCCCGTTGGCGTCCGGAAGCCTTCCCTGCGCGTCGTCGTCACCGGTGGCGCTGGGTTTGTCGGCAGCCACCTCGTCGACAAGCTCCTCGCCCGCGGGGACAGTGTCATCGTTGTCGACAACTTCTTCACGGGCCGCAAGGACAACGTCGCGCACCACCTCGGCAACCCGCGATTCGAGCTCATCCGCCACGACGTCGTTGAGCCAATCCTCCTCGAGGTCGACCAGATCTACCACGTCGCCTGCCCCGCATCCCCAGTGCACTACAAATTCAACCCCATCAAGACCATC AAGACAAATGTCATGGGGACCTTGAACATGCTTGGACTAGCTAAGAGGGTTGGGGCCCAGTTCTTGCTGACTAGTACCAGCGAGGTGTATGGTGATCCTCTTGAACATCCACAGAAGGAGAGTTACTGGGGCCATGTAAATCCCATAG GTGTTAGGAGCTGTTACGATGAGGGGAAGAGAACAGCAGAAACTCTTACAATGGATTATCATCGTGGTGCTGGTGTTGAG GTGAGAATTGCACGCATATTCAACACATACGGCCCTCGTATGTGTTTAGACGATGGTCGAGTTGTTAGCAACTTTGTTGCACAG GCTTTGCGGAAACAACCAATGACGGTATATGGTGATGGGAAACAGACTCGAAGCTTTCAATATGTTTCAGATTTG GTTGATGGGTTGGTAACTCTGATGGAAAGTAACCATATTGGACCTTTTAACTTGGGAAATCCTGGAGAATTTACAATGTTGGAGCTTGCGCAG GTGGTAAAAGAAACAATCGACCCTGGTGCATCTGTCGAGTTCAAACCCAACACTGCAGATGATCCACACATGAGAAAACCTGACATCTCTAAGGCCAAATCTCTTCTGAATTGGGAGCCCAAAATCTCACTGAAACAAGGCCTGCCGCGTATGGTCTCGGACTTCCAGAAACGTATAATGGAAGAGAAATGA
- the LOC120688594 gene encoding ankyrin repeat-containing protein ITN1-like has product MAADSVKGVADLEIGLASPGSEGAPSPASSAGASGERPDQSPARAAKRPGLVMSFSGKRLDQSPSRPVLVMSHSSNRLDQSPARPVLVMSRSSNRLDQSSPASSPSLAPARGPVLVMSGSSNRLDSSQPSPSPSPTAAAAAAPVLVLSNSGKRMDQAGRKKYVKQVTGRHNDTELHLAAQRGDLEAVRQIIAEIDAQMTGTGEEFDSEVAEIRAAIVNETNEMEETALLIAAEKGFLDIVVELLKHSDKDSLTRKNKSGFDALHVAAKEGHRDIVKVLLDHDPSLGKTFGQSNVTPLITAAIRGHTEVVNLLLERVSGLVELSKANGKNALHFAARQGHVEIVKALLDADPQLARRTDKKGQTALHMAVKGTSAEVVQGLVNADPAIVMLPDRNGNLALHVATRKKRSEIVNVLLLLPDMNVNALTRDRKTAFDIAEGLPLSEESQEIKECLSRAGAVRANDLNQPRDELRKTVTEIKKDVHTQLEQAKKTNKNVYGIAKELRKLHREGINNATNSVTVVAVLFATVAFAAIFTVPGGNDDHGVAIAVHAAAFKVFFIFNAIALFTSLAVVVVQITLVRGETKAERRVVEIINKLMWLASVCTTVAFISSSYIVVGRHFRWAALLVTLIGGVIMTGVLGTMTYYVVKSKRTRKIRKKVKSTRRSGSNSWQHNSEFSDSEIDRIYAI; this is encoded by the exons atggccgccgattCCGTCAAAG GGGTGGCCGACCTGGAGATCGGGCTGGCGTCGCCGGGGTCGGAGggcgcgccgtcgccggcgtccagcgccggcgcctccgGGGAGCGGCCCGACCAGTCCCCGGCGCGGGCGGCCAAGCGCCCCGGCCTCGTCATGTCCTTCTCCGGGAAGCGCCTGGACCAGTCGCCGTCGCGCCCGGTGCTCGTCATGTCCCACTCCAGCAACCGCCTCGACCAGTCGCCCGCGCGCCCGGTGCTCGTCATGTCGCGCTCCAGCAACCGGCTCGACCAGTCCTCCccggcgtcgtcgccgtcgctggCGCCCGCCAGGGGGCCCGTGCTCGTCATGTCCGGCTCCAGCAATCGGCTCGACAGCTcgcagccgtcgccgtcgccgtcgccgacggccgcggccgccgcggcgccggtgcTGGTGCTCTCCAACTCCGGCAAGCGGATGGACCAGGCTGGGCGGAAGAAGTACGTCAAGCAGGTGACGGGCCGCCACAACGACACGGagctccacctcgccgcgcaGCGCGGGGACCTCGAGGCCGTGCGCCAGATCATCGCAGAGATCGACGCGCAGATGACCGGCACCGGCGAGGAGTTCGACAGCGAGGTCGCTGAGATCCGCGCTGCCATAGTGAACGAAACCAACGAGATGGAGGAGACTGCTCTGCTCATCGCCGCCGAGAAGGGGTTTCTTGACATCGTCGTTGAGCTGCTCAAACACTCCGACAAGGACAGCCTCACAAGGAAGAACAAGTCTGGATTCGATGCTCTGCACGTCGCTGCAAAAGAGGGCCACCGAG ATATTGTGAAGGTACTTCTGGACCATGATCCATCCCTCGGGAAGACGTTTGGCCAATCAAATGTGACTCCTCTCATAACTGCGGCCATTAGAGGCCACACTGAGGTGGTCAACCTGCTGCTAGAGCGTGTCTCTGGGTTGGTTGAATTATCAAAAGCGAATGGAAAGAATGCCTTGCACTTCGCTGCCCGGCAGGGGCATGTTGAAATTGTGAAGGCTTTGCTAGATGCTGACCCTCAGCTTGCTCGGAGGACTGATAAGAAAGGCCAGACTGCTCTACACATGGCAGTGAAAGGAACTAGTGCTGAAGTTGTTCAAGGGCTTGTGAATGCTGATCCGGCTATAGTCATGCTACCTGATAGAAATGGCAATTTAGCTTTGCATGTTGCAACCAGAAAGAAAAGATCGGAG ATTGTAAATGTGCTTCTGCTTCTTCCAGATATGAACGTGAATGCGTTGACTAGGGATCGGAAGACTGCATTTGATATAGCAGAGGGCCTGCCACTATCAGAGGAGTCTCAAGAAATAAAGGAGTGCTTATCCCGTGCTGGTGCAGTGAGAGCAAATGATCTGAATCAGCCTAGAGACGAGCTCAGAAAAACAGTGACCGAGATAAAAAAGGATGTACATACTCAGCTTGAGCAGGCCAAAAAAACCAACAAAAATGTCTATGGTATCGCAAAGGAGCTAAGGAAACTCCACAGGGAAGGCATCAATAATGCAACAAATTCAGTCACTGTTGTGGCCGTGCTCTTCGCCACGGTGGCATTTGCTGCAATCTTTACAGTGCCTGGCGGTAATGATGACCATGGTGTAGCGATAGCTGTGCACGCTGCAGCCTTTAAGgtcttcttcatcttcaatGCCATTGCCCTCTTCACCTCGCTAGCAGTTGTGGTGGTTCAGATAACACTTGTTAGGGGTGAGACCAAAGCAGAGAGGCGGGTTGTCGAGATCATCAACAAGCTAATGTGGCTGGCTTCGGTATGCACGACGGTTGCATTCATATCCTCCTCGTACATTGTGGTGGGGCGGCACTTCCGGTGGGCGGCGCTTCTGGTGACCTTGATCGGCGGGGTGATCATGACCGGTGTGCTTGGGACAATGACTTACTACGTGGTGAAATCCAAGCGCACACGTAAAATCAGGAAGAAGGTGAAATCAACAAGGAGGAGCGGCTCAAACTCATGGCAGCACAACTCGGAGTTCTCAGACTCGGAGATCGACAGGATATACGCCATATGA